A window of Bradyrhizobium sp. AZCC 1719 genomic DNA:
ACCGAGGCGGTAAAGTTCTGGGAAAACATTAATTTTGGCCCGGCATGGCAGGCGGCGGCGCGCGAGCTCGCCATGAAGCAGGAGATGCCGCTTGCCGAATGTGCCCGCCTGTTCGCGCTGCTCAACATGAGTCTGGCGAACGCCTACATCGTCAATTGGGAAGCGAAGTATACCTATAATTTGTGGCGCCCGGTCACCGCGATCCGCAACGGCGACCAGGACGGCAATGATGCCACTGAGCGAGATGCCGGCTGGACCTCCTTCAACCCCACGCCGATGCATCCGGAATACCCCTCGCAGGCGACGATCAACGCAACGATCGCGTCGGCAATTCTGGAGTCGATGTTCGGCCCCGTGAAGGCCATTCCTTTCACGGCAACCGATGTGCGGGATGCGAAGCGAACGCGGCAATTCGCCAGCCTGGCCGATATGGCCGAGGAGCAGAAGAATGTCCGCGTCTGGGGCGGCGTGCACTATAGATTCGCGATCCGCGTGAGCGAGGACGTGGGCCGAAAGGTCGCGGCCTACATGATCGAGAACACGCTCAAACGGGCGCCTTGAGCTCTTGTGCCAACCGCGCGCGAAGCCCCGGATGAAAATCCGGGGCTTTCACCGATGTTCGAATGTGGCGCTTAACGGACGCAACATCTCAACGGAGGGCCAGCGGCCGCAGCGTCGTGCCGGCCACGGTACCGCGGATGGCGTTTGTGGTCAGGATATAGGCGAACTCGTAGACACGATCGGCGGCGAGCCGCTCGAGGTTATTGAACTCCAGGATGTGGACGCCCTGCTGGACGAGCAGGTAGACATGGACCGGGATGAAGCTGCCGCCAACGGCCTGAGAGTCGGCTGGCTTCGGCGGCCCATATTCGAGCCCGGACGTATCGGAACCGAGCATAAGCGCGCCCTTCTCCTCGACGAGCCACTTCGCGGCTGTCAGGCCAATGCCTGCCGAGTCGTGCTGGCCGATCTTGGCGTGGTCGCGACCGTTCTCGCCCCAGTAGCGGGCGGTTCCCGTGCGTAGCAGAACGACCGTGCCCGGGGTGACGTCGACGTTCTGCGCCCTCAAAGCGCCCTCGATATCAGCGACAGTGATTTCATAGGAAGACGGAAGGGCTTCCACGTTCTTGAAGCCCGCAACGTCGACCAAGACACCCCGCGCGACGATCGGCGGGATCGTCGTCACGTCGGCCTTGCGAACGCCGAAGTCGCCGCCCCACTCGTCGGACGTGAAACCGTTGTAAAACTCGTTCTTCGGTCCATGCGTGACGTGACCGAGTCCATCAATCTGGGTCGCCACGTTGTCGTTCATGAAGATCGCGTTGCTATGCCAGGCGGTGATCCCCGTATTGCCGCCCTCCGGCGTGGTGAACGACAGATCCTTCTGGCTCCTCACGCCCGCGGGCGACCGGAAGCTCATGATTTCTCCCGGGCTGTGACCGGGCCATTTGTATGAATAGCGGTCGTATGGAAGGCCGAGATCGTAGACCTTACCCTGTGTCACGAGCTTCAAGGCGGCCAAACGTGATGCATCGGTCATCTCGTTGAGGTTTCCGACCTCGTCCTGAGGCCCCCAAACCCAGCCCCACCCTTTTCCTTTTGTCCACTTCTTCATGCCACCGTCCTGCGCATAGCCGTCGCCGGCGGCGAGTGCGAGTGCGAGAACGGTCACGGCGAGCAAGAATCGCGAAACTACCTTCATGGAATCCTCCCGGAACGACATGGATAGCTCAGCTTGGCCAGTCTAGGCCTGAGCTGACCGTGGGATCAACGAGATTGTCGGTCGGGGCCGTCACCCGCGCGGGGCACGAACGTCAGCTCGCGGCACTTTGCGAACCTCATGCAATGTCCGACCTGAGTTCGGAATACGCACCAGCGCGGACGTTGGCCGATGACTCTGAACTTATGGGTTCACGCCCTGAGCCCGGTCCGAGCAGCGATTTGAATTTGGGACAGCTTCGTTGCCCGTGTGTTGACTCGCACAATGCAACTTGTCTCATTGCCGTTGAACCTTGGCGAGGTTCCCGTGACCCACACTAAGGGGCTTTCGGGACCACAGGAGGTTCTGATGACGAGGCATCGAACGATTACTGGGTTCGTGGCTGTCGCTCTGCTCGCTGTTGCCGCAACCGCCGCTACCATGAGGTCGCACTCGCCCGAGGGTATTGTCGTCTCCGCCGGCACGAAAGGCCTTACGGTTGACGCAAGCGAGCTCCCGACCGCGAGTTTTGAGGACCGCTGGTCCGCGATGTCTTCTTCGACAATGGACACGCCTGAGCGCAGGCTGGACGTTCGCTAGGTGCTACTGCAATCGGGCCACAGCCACCTGCTCCGGGTGTTCTTGTTGCGAGACAGGTTATCGTCACACGACGCCTTGATTTCTACACTTTTTGAGCAAACAAATTGCGTCCATACGACTTTTGGAGGACACGCGATGATGGGGCGTGGGCTCGC
This region includes:
- a CDS encoding cyclase family protein; amino-acid sequence: MKVVSRFLLAVTVLALALAAGDGYAQDGGMKKWTKGKGWGWVWGPQDEVGNLNEMTDASRLAALKLVTQGKVYDLGLPYDRYSYKWPGHSPGEIMSFRSPAGVRSQKDLSFTTPEGGNTGITAWHSNAIFMNDNVATQIDGLGHVTHGPKNEFYNGFTSDEWGGDFGVRKADVTTIPPIVARGVLVDVAGFKNVEALPSSYEITVADIEGALRAQNVDVTPGTVVLLRTGTARYWGENGRDHAKIGQHDSAGIGLTAAKWLVEEKGALMLGSDTSGLEYGPPKPADSQAVGGSFIPVHVYLLVQQGVHILEFNNLERLAADRVYEFAYILTTNAIRGTVAGTTLRPLALR